TGACGAGATCGCTCCGTCGGGCGGCATTTGTCCAAGGCTAGCAGATCGTTGATGTAACGGTAGCTTGATCCTTGTACACTGGCTTTCTCTTGGGTATTTTGCAATCGACGGTAAGTGTCGAAAGAGGAGCCTGGCAAACAATGCGCTAGTCAGACCGAAAAACGCTTATTGTACCAATTACACACTTATAGTTACCAAGTGCCCATGAGTTTTGCGCATAAGGGGCTATTGCACGCTCTAAATCAAAAACGAACATACACGTCACAACAATATCCGGCAAGCAAGCAATCCTGCTCAACAATACGCGCATATACTAAGCGCAACACCTTTGTTGGCTTATTGTTTTCAATTGTCTTGTCCTCTGCTGGACGCTGCTGGCTTTCTAGAAGCTGTCGGTGTAGCTGTGCGTTGCTCTGGACACTCGCGCAGCTTGTTGTTGCCTCGACAGTGCAAGGAAATATGCCGAAACGTGCAGTCGGGATAGCCGGCACAACTTCTAAAATTGTAGTTACGGCAGATTGGCTTTGAACCATCCCATGTCCTGTCACGTTGGTAGTTTGATCCGCCTCCCGATAGTGTTCTCGAGTCTGGTTTGGCGTCGCGCAGAATTTGCAGTGAAGCGTCCTTCTGCTCTAACTCGCAAGAACCGAGAGCATGATCCGCTTCTTGACAGTAAGTGCATCTCGCCGTCGGCGCTTGGTTTATTGCCAAGATTGTCGCAGCAAAGAGAGGTGCGTGCAGCTGACTCCTGGAAAGACCGCGGTTGGATGCCGCAAGCTGCCGAAAACGCGCGTTATATAATAGCCAGCCTGTCCCTCTATGGCACTGCGCTTCGTGCGCTACCAGCCGCAGGTACGCCATCAGTTCTGTGCCCGGTCAGGGTGCTTGCGCAGCAGAATCCCAGCGTAAGTTGCAAAACACTGCACCAACGTTGGCAGTTTTGTGATCTGACGGAGGCGACGACGATTGGACTTGTTCCGCTGTGGCTTTCATGCGCTGCAGTAGCTCCAGGTTATATGGAAAGAGCTCCACAAAGTTTAGGTATTCCTGTGCCTGGATTAATCGAACCAGACGATTGGTTATCGGCGTGGTTCCTTCTCCCACGATGCAGGCTTTTGCGCTGGAGCTTGGCGCTGTTACTTTCGGCGCCACCGCCTCGATGCCGACAGACGTCGATAGGCTTGGTCCTAACGACGGCACTGTCGATGGTTGCCTTAAAGAAACGCCGTGGATGGCGGGTACTGCTGGTAGCGCTCCGAGCGTCTGTTCTGCAACAGCGCACGACGAAACATTTTATATGACTATGTTCAGCAGTATAGCATGGACGAATATAAACAATCAAAGCATGCGTTACCTACTTTCTGTGGTATACCAGACTACGTGCTTACGACCTAGCGAAGCGGGAGCCGATTTACCAACTATAGACCAATGCTAATTACTCACCGTTTATATAATGGATGTAGCTGACTTGCCCGCTGGACGGGGTTATTTACCACCTTTCCTCCGCCGTAGTCACTTGATCCGCCGTGCCGCTATAGTCAAAGCTAATTGCCGTTTTGCGGAATTATCCACCTCCAGTTGTTAGGCAGACATTGTATGTTACGTCCGCGCTGCTAGAGCCGAATCCGGGCCGACTGTTCCCGACCTTAGCTGAATGAGTGACGCTGCGtaattaactaagttaagTCTCCCTGCGATGCTTGAGCCAACTTTCTGACCTTTCTGAATGCCGAAAGGCTCATCTGACTGCAATATAGTATAACCTCGAGTTTATAGCTTTGACTGTCTCTAGTTATATTCGTCTCACAGCCTCCGGCACACTGCTGCTCGCTGCGTGGCTATATCTATACCGGCGCATGTGTAACTACGAGCACATGCATGTTGTCAAGATAACTTGTTTTTATCTCTTGCGCTGCTACGCTGCACGGCGTCGGTGCCTAGTAGGCTGCAGTTTATGTATTATTTCCTTAGCACCGAACGTACCTGAGGCAGCTTGAGGTTGAGAGGAGAGTTCCTCTTGCTCTTCTTTCAGAGCAGCCCGAGCAGTCTCTTTGGCCATTTCTGCCATCAGGACCTTGAGCTCAGCCAAGGATATAGTTTCAGACAGGCTATCCTGGTCTTCCATCAACAAATTTTTCCTGAAGCGCTGACAACAAATTTCCTGAAGCACTGACGCTTGCAATTGCTACAATGACCACAACACGCGTGCAGTGCCCAGTATATAGTACCTAGCGCTTATAACTCCGCTTTTAGGTACAACGCGCATTAGCGACACAGCTAGTGCGCACGACTGCGGGGTGGAGTCATCTCTGTCTAACGTTTTTAAACAACATCCCTTGCCTTACGACGTCGCTTAGGGGCTTGCCATGCCATATGCGGCAGCCTGCCATGCATAGACCAGGCTTTGCCGCAGTTGGTGGCTGGCATCTTTGGTGCATTGGTGGGTTTTCTGCTAACGTAAACGCTACAAGATCATGCCATCCATTTATTTCGCAATCGCGTTCTGCTTGATGCTGTTGTATATTTGATGCCCGCATGCATGGCACTAATGCTACAGTGAATCTAAAGTTGAGGAGGTAAGTGTCACAAAATATTTCTTTGAGAAGGCACATCTAATCGGCTGTACCCTTCTTTAAGCAATCTTGTTATTACGTTGCTAAACTTTTGGGTTGACTCTGGCGATAtcatatactgtatattaaaGAAACTCTGTGGAACTACTGCCATAAACGCTATGTATATATTTTACCATTTTAATTCTAATGGAATGAGCCGATATCTTGCGTCGGTCAATGGATCAAACAACAAGTGGTTGATAAAGTATTCACAGCAGTTGAGCAGTGAAAACTTCCTTAGTAAATTGTGGCTGTGCTACTTGTCTAATACTGATACCATAATGGATtgcatgcattaattaatgcttaGTTAACAAATTAGAAAAGGTTTTTCAGTTAGCGGTGTTGCCAGGCGAAACAGGACATAAAATGGGCGAGGCTTGAAATACTCGAATTCCTTCTTATTAGAATACAGGAAGTGCAACACAGTTTTTATCTACCACTGACGTTTCTTATTGTATAAGAGTACTTGATTTGCACTTATTCTGTATAGAGCAACGCTACAATTATCACAAAGGCTTGCGCATGTTTATTGAAATATATTGTCGTTTAGCAAAATCTAAACAAAGTTATTTTTACGCATGCGTATAGATGTACTAGCAATCACTAGTAATGATGATCAAGAATTAGACAATATGTGTAAAGCGAGATGGTGATAGAAATTGATAATACAGTACACGGTGACAATAATATACCAGTATACCTATTTGCTCTATTGCAGAAGTCAAATTTCCACGTGAACTAGAAGCTTTCAATTTTCCTATTTTTTGTGGACGACAGAAAGAACTAGGTGAAATAGAAGGAAAGCTGTGGGGAGATAAAGACAAACGCTCAACCATGAAACAAATATTGGTATTAGCATCTGTTTCGGTCACTGATGAACGTAGAAATAATAAAGATTTTTGTAGTTTGTGTCAGGTCAGGGAGGAGTAGGAAAGACACGTCTCATTGCTAAATACGCTCAACAACGTAAAAGTTCTTACAAATGTGGGGTATATTTTTTTAATGCACAATCAATTCTGTCTTTCCATCAATCGCTCAAGATTAACGTGAGCAAATATACTTgaatttataaaaatttataaacgaatttttgttaaattttgatttagatTGCTAACGTGACATACGAGAGATCAGCAGAATGGCATTTGGTATCGGAGTACAACTTTTTCCTACGCCAGCTAGAACAAACCGGAAATGTGTTATTCGTTTACGACAGCTGCGACAGATTGGAAGTTATTGAATCGCTCTTACCAACTCAAGCCAAACAAGTTCATGTCATCGTGACGACAAGAGCACGGGGCGGTCACGTGCTTCTAGACTCCAATCGTGACAGAATCGTTCACGTCGACGTACTAGAACCGAATGACGCCGTCGAAGCTCTCATGGAATGGAAAGGAAACGGGCAAAGCGTGCGTACCATCGTAGACGATGCCAAAGAGAAGTTCGATGCTGACATTCTAGTTAATCTTCCACAGATTGGTCGCCTGCCGTTGGCTATTCGTCACGCAGGACTATATCTAATGGAGAAGAAGATTAATTGTGAGGAATACGGAAAATTGCTTGATAACAAAAAAGAAAGACTGCGAACGATAGGAAACGATGTGAAGGAAATTGTAAAATATTGCGGACTGCAACATGTTGCCAACGCACTCGAAGAGGAAGGGATTGCGAATATGAGAGACTTTGTGCGAAGTAACTTATCCCGACTGCAAACGTCATTTCTCATAAGACCACACGAACTAGAACAGCTCAACAGAATTATAGAGAAATTGAAGACAGCGACGGTTATGACGTGGGACATGCAGATTGAAGAGGTGATGAAGAATTCAGACGCAACGACCAGCACAATACTTCAAATAGCTTCTCTGGTTAATGGAAAATTGATTACTAAAAGTTTGCTGTTGACTCTAGCTTTCGGTACAAAGCATGCTACTGACTCAGATAGTAATAGAAAGATGAATGAGGCCATTTCTCGTTTGGCAAACGTTTCTCTTTTAAACGATGACGTCGAGTGCAGCATGCACTGTCTTGTACAACAGAATGTCGTGGAAGCAATGATGAGAGAAGGAACATTCGCTCATCGacttcgtttactttgcaaatgtCTTGTCGACATGGTGCCTCGTTCATTGGACGGCGTCATGAGAAGTTTGAACGAGAAGAAAGTGTCGGATCTAGTCGACCACGTATATGTGGTATCTTCTCATATTTTGCAATCCGAGCAACTGGACGAGGAGTGTTGGCAACTATTACAAGTATCCTGTTTTATGGCAGATGCTTATGAGCATGTGAAGAAAGCGGAATATCTGTGTGAAGGAAGACTTGCTTTAGTAAAACGTTTGAATTCACAGCAAATGGACAAAGACAAGCTGTTAACGTGTGAGTTGCAATATCTAAACTGACTGTTGTTGGGATGGTAAGTGTGACCATGTGTTTGTATCGATGTAGCATTGATAGATGTGGGAAAAGTTCGCATGAAATTGTCCAATCCCCAGGAAGCCGAGAAGCCGCTGAAAGAAGCGTTAGAGATGAGTCGAGAAAGTGGTGGTCAAATAGAACCAATTCTTCATTATCAAGGTATGCGCTTTATATTTGTAGGATTGTTGCTTTTTCAAGTTTGAAACATCGAAGGAACCAAACTAAATATTATGTTAAAATTTATTAGTAAATGTTTTTAGGGAAAGAAAAACTTAAGAAATAAATATTGCATTTGAAATTGTCGAATACAAAAAATTGTATAAATTCGTATATATCCATTTCTTACAGCTTTGAATTCCATGGCTAGTTGCTATCGCTATTTGCGTCATTTCGAAACAAGTGAGCAGCTCTATCTTGAACTATTCGACTTTATAAAACAACAAGGATTAGCAGAACAATACGTCTCTCGAGGTACAGTCGGCgtttatgtttattaattgtGATAATAATCGCAAAAtaatattgtttgttttatataTCGATTCTAAGATTGTTGATAATGAGTTGTGATTGTACATCTCGTATTtatttcttttgttgttcGATGTATATGCATTGTTCAGTTCTGAACAATCTGGCATTGACATACGATGATTGGGGCAAAATATCTGCAGCAATAGAGAACTATAAAAAGAGTTTGACTCTGACAAGAAAACAGTCAAATGTCAATCCGTTGAGCCTCTCTACAGGTTCGTTTAGTAACGACTTACCGTTCATGTATTGTTGCTGTTCGTgtattacattaatttattaatcaatttgttTTCCAGTTATCTCAAATCTCGCAATTTGTCATCAAAAGAATGGACAACTTGAGCGAGCTGTCTCTTATTACGAAGAAGCGTTGACAATCAAAAGAAAGCGATTACCGTCTTCTCATCCGTCTTTAGCTCTGGGTAAGGTTTTTCTAACTTACAGCACAAAACACGTTGAATTATAAAATAAGACATCACTTTCGCTTATCAGCTGCAATGCATTCTGTCAGCGTAGAGTAGTACAGTAGGGAAAGTTTATTCTATTGTTGGACGTATTGAATTGGTTGTGACGTATTGTATGTTGAAGCTAAGTGTCGCTCTAATTATatgcagtggcggatctagaatGTGCCAGACGAGGGGACATACTTGAAGTATGGGCGTGTCCCATATTAAAccgtatttatatatatagaccaTCACTACACTAATATACGGCTATAGGCTGTACTTACTTAACCGTTACAACGGAAATACATAAAACGACatcaacaattaattaaggaatggAGTAACAGTAATCTAGCTTCCAATTGGGACATTACGCTATCGATTGATTCAGATATTTTACTAAACTCAAGATTAAAGGATCCAAACTGTTGTACGTGCCCGCACTGCCTCCGTCTTGATCCGCCACTTAATACATGGAGAAAGAGACGATTGTAGACGCTAACATGGAGTGATACACATTGATTCTGTGTTTTTCTATACAAAACGTTTTTATTATTTCACGTGTTGTTGTAGTAATGCGCCATCTGTCTTCTTGCTACCGTCAGCAAGACCGGATGGATCGTGCGATGCGGTTGGCCAATGAAGCTCTACAAATAGCGTCATCATCGCTGCCCATCAACCATGCCGAATTGGGCGACTGTACGGATTACGCACATTCTGTAGTTCTTATAATGTACTCGTCAACTTACATCATGTACATAGATTTCCAAGAAGCTGCTTCATGCCATTACCATTCACGATCGTACGATGAAGCTATTCGATTGTTTGAAAGAGCTGGAGATGTTTTCAGTCATCATCTGCCCGCACGAGCAACATCTTTGTCTATTGGTACGTCCTAGTTATTTCTCTCTGCATTTTTTGCTATTCATTACGTCTATTAAGAGAGAATTATATCATTTAGTGAATCATAACCTTTCCCTCGTGTATATTCATactggacagaaagacaaagcgGTGGAACTCATGACAGAAAGTCTTAACATCAGTAGACAAACTTTACCGGAGAAACATCCGGAAATTGCTAAATGTTAGTATTTGTTACTGTTGGTTtctattgtgtgttgtgtttgtttgatatgaGGTGatgatgtgtgtttgtgtagctcTCGTGTCGCTTGGCGGCATTCTGCGTTCCAAGGGAGATTTCGATGAGGCCGTTGTGCATATTGAGACAGGTCTGTCTATTCTACGACAAACCCTACCGACTAGTCCGTTCATAGCCAATGGTAGGAATGGATTGCATTGATGTTGCTACTTGTATTTGTGTCTCAATCAGACAATTATAATGGTGTTGACTGCAGGTCTGTATTATCTTGcatttattgaaatgaaaCGAAAACAATTGGTAGAGGCGCGTGAACACGCCTCCCAATGTTTACGTTTACGCCAACAGATTTACCCAAGGAAACACAGAATAATCGTTGGTGGTATGGAAGTTGATCGTTACACACCATCAAGGGATGGTTTGAGTTGtcaacatgtttgtgtgtgtttgctgcaGCGCAAGAGTTGCTCCATGAAATTGAAATCGAACTGTCGCCATTATTATTTGTCGCAGACGATGAAcagtcaacagcaacaacgtaACAGCTACCAATCAACACCACATGCATGTGACAGTAACTTTTAGTAGAGGGTCGGTATTCTATTTGGTAGATGGTTAGTACAGATATAGTTAACAATCTATCTTACGTCCAGTGTGACTGTTGTAGTCACTGTCATGGTGTATCAATTGCTTTTATCATTTGTTATTGCCACTTTTATATTGCTAACGTAGCGACGAGTATCGTATTTTATTCcaatattattataaaatcTCCACGTCAACGCAGTTTTCATCTAACTAATAAACGTATTTATTATGAAAAACGAAATAATCGTTTACAGCAATACATACCGCATATACATGCAGCGACTTATAGCCATCATTTTAAAATTAGGATCGAAATGTAGAGATAACCAGCTCAGCATTTGCATAAATTTTAACGAACTTGGAAATTCTAAAGAGCGTTCCAAACAACCAAGTTTTACGTATTCGTTTCCAACAACTCAACTGGATGATTGTATTCTCGCTTCTAAAACTGCATTGCTTGACAAGTACCATCAGCTGACATACTTCATTGCTGTTGTAGAGCCTTCTCTACTGCCTATGTGTTGTTCTGCACTTTTTCATCTTCTAGAGGTCCAGTATTCAGTCGACTATTTCGTGCGTCGAAAGAAGGCAACATGCAACATTTTATCAAGAAGCGATGAAGCAAGCTGCAAAGTTTTATCTCTAGAGTCAATTGAACAGACGTCACTAACAACAACCACTTAGGCTGGTCATGCCATGGCCTGACCACATTTCACAAACTGTACTTCAGCCAGTCGAAGATTGGAGTCTACTTATCTTTAGAGATATCAACGATTAAGTAATGCATTTATCATAGACAAACATGACTGTTGCTAATGACTTAGTACCTGAAGGAGAGGGACGACTTAAGTTGTTTGGCACCGCTGGCGCGGatcaaatttcaatttacTTGATGCCCTGTTTATATTAACTACATCTCAAATATAACTAATGACAATAATCAGATGTGACAACAACTACTATGAGCAAGAATCAGCCTCTATTTAAAATTCTATATCAGTATCCTTCAATCTACACGGACGAGACGTTTTCTAGCAAAGACGTCAAAAATAGCGTCATAGCACTAGTCCCGAAATGTTTTAACCATG
The DNA window shown above is from Corticium candelabrum chromosome 13, ooCorCand1.1, whole genome shotgun sequence and carries:
- the LOC134188519 gene encoding uncharacterized protein LOC134188519, which translates into the protein MVIEIDNTVHEVKFPRELEAFNFPIFCGRQKELGEIEGKLWGDKDKRSTMKQILVLASVSVTDERRNNKDFCSLCQIANVTYERSAEWHLVSEYNFFLRQLEQTGNVLFVYDSCDRLEVIESLLPTQAKQVHVIVTTRARGGHVLLDSNRDRIVHVDVLEPNDAVEALMEWKGNGQSVRTIVDDAKEKFDADILVNLPQIGRLPLAIRHAGLYLMEKKINCEEYGKLLDNKKERLRTIGNDVKEIVKYCGLQHVANALEEEGIANMRDFVRSNLSRLQTSFLIRPHELEQLNRIIEKLKTATVMTWDMQIEEVMKNSDATTSTILQIASLVNGKLITKSLLLTLAFGTKHATDSDSNRKMNEAISRLANVSLLNDDVECSMHCLVQQNVVEAMMREGTFAHRLRLLCKCLVDMVPRSLDGVMRSLNEKKVSDLVDHVYVVSSHILQSEQLDEECWQLLQVSCFMADAYEHVKKAEYLCEGRLALVKRLNSQQMDKDKLLTSLIDVGKVRMKLSNPQEAEKPLKEALEMSRESGGQIEPILHYQALNSMASCYRYLRHFETSEQLYLELFDFIKQQGLAEQYVSRVLNNLALTYDDWGKISAAIENYKKSLTLTRKQSNVNPLSLSTVISNLAICHQKNGQLERAVSYYEEALTIKRKRLPSSHPSLALVMRHLSSCYRQQDRMDRAMRLANEALQIASSSLPINHAELGDYFQEAASCHYHSRSYDEAIRLFERAGDVFSHHLPARATSLSIVNHNLSLVYIHTGQKDKAVELMTESLNISRQTLPEKHPEIAKSLVSLGGILRSKGDFDEAVVHIETGLSILRQTLPTSPFIANGLYYLAFIEMKRKQLVEAREHASQCLRLRQQIYPRKHRIIVGAQELLHEIEIELSPLLFVADDEQSTATT